ATCTAAAAGTAAAgccaatttatttttatttgtatcATGTATCACATGGTCTTTAACTAGAAAATCTTCGAGGTTGATTGCAAGACAATGTGAAAGCTGTAGAACAAACTAGAGGGTCCTTGCAGGTCAATCCAACAATAATGTTAGAGATGATCTATTATTTTTCTACAACAGAAACAGAGAATAAGGTCTCAAAAAATAGTTCAGAAATTTACCCCGATAAGAAGGCAGTGTCTTTGAACTCTCCCCCAGAAAGTGACTTCTCCGAGGAGCAATTATAGTTCTGTTCCCCTTGTGGGACCAATTAGCTTTCTTTCTAATTTTCATGGTCTGAAAATCCTACATACATGTGTAAATCAATGTCAGCTAATGCATGCACAAGGACCTTCCACAAATAAAACTACAAAAGGGATCATATTATTTagttatccaaaaaaaaaggatcatATTATTTAATTTGAGGAGAGGTTTACTACAGTAAGAGTTTTAACAAAAGAACGCCAGCAAGTCTCTCCTCCAAAATACATTAGAACTGGTAATATGAAGGAAGCTTATTTTCCAGATACGTTAAGTACAATGAAGGCTCTCAAGGTTGCAAGAATTACAATGTACCAGACTTTTGATCatgaagaaacaaaatacaCAAGACAAAAGTTTGTAGTTTCACAAGAAAACCCCAACTTACCTGTCCTGAAATTTGAAGACTAACTAAAACACAATATTTCAAACCATCTATTATCATATGGGCCCCCTTCTCATTAAGATTATTTAAATGAGGCCTCCAGTACAAGATTATTAGGAGCAACTTCTGAGGGCATAACTAAAAGGATATTAGGGACGTTGTTTAGCTTTCACATCCCTGGTCTAAATATTAGccaatgaaaatgaacaaggcTAAAAATATTACAGAAGGAAAAGCAAAAAGAAGATAAAACTTACTGGTGAGTAGATCGAAAGCTGGTTTTTCTGAGCATATTCTACATATCGCATCATATCTTTATATGTGTAGAAATGCTGACCACTTCTGGGACACCAGTAGAACTACAACAACCAAACATTGAAACATTAAGTTCTGAAATGAAAGTAAACTACTGAAGGGAAGGGGTGCGAAACTATGGCTATAAACGTTTGTTGTTTTCAACAAACTAGTACTTCATTCCAATTACGCTAACTATTACATATTAAATTTTGAATAGATAAAGTGGTCAAGATCTTGAAACCAATTAATTCATTTTACTATCAAAGTCAAGAATTGGGCATGCATAACATATATGCTTATGAATTCGCAAGCACATGCAAAAGAAGACATAGAAGGAAATTTCAAAACATTTATGCATTTTCTTATGGATAATCCCTGATAACAAGTTCCTAGGACATGAATAAAAGATCTCCTTCTGATATTTATGACAGAATCAGAAGGCAAATTTTCCGTCATGTATTGTCATAAAAGGGCTGATTCAGAATCCAAGCCTCATGCGAGAAAATGATACAATACTTAAAAGACTCCAATTAAGCCCACCAAATTTAGGAATATAGCAAATTTCGTTATTGAAAGGTCTAACAGGCCCTTTGAAAGGCGAATTAAAGGCAGATATCCTTAAAGCTATACTGATTCATTCCTTTTCAATCTAAGAAGGAAAGGATTACGAGAAAACAACCAAATACTGTACCTCTGGATAGTCAAGAAGCAAATCCAATAGGCATGTTTCAAGAATACAATTCAAAATGTCAAATCAGCTAATTCAATTCAAAACCAaaggaaaatataaaataaaaccaaaatccAATTCCATATCTATGAAGCTCATGCAATCAACTTTCCAATGCTGAGTTGCTAGCCAAAGTTCACAACAAGATAATAATTAGAGAAATAAATGAGATTTTGCTATTCAATTTCTATGACTTCATATAATATAATCGACAAAATGAGAATCAAATTAGATAGCTAATCGACCACCAAAAGTGAAACCTGTTACAGCAGTAATGACACTCATGCAGGTGAAGAAAAGACTAATTTATTATGAAGTAAACTCTCCACGACTAGAAGTGAATCAGATGATTAGTAGATACAGAAGAACTCAAAGTTTAATTACCGGGATTTCAGATCCATCCTTCTGGCATTCAGTCTTAACCTCCCAGCCATCAGGAATTGGGCCTGACGAGTTCTTATCCTCCATATTCGAGAATGATTCTTTTCTTTGACTGCGCTCTTAGAAATCTCTCCCTTCTACTTCCTCTGCGATTGATTTTTAACCCTAAACTTCCTATGAAATGAGGCATTAAAGGGTCGATTCTTAAAAGAGGAAAGATGCCTCCACGTCCACGTGTTTCCATCCTCTCTGTATTTAGACGAGGGGCTGCATTGCCGCTGAAAATTAAGATAACTTATTCTCTTCAAAGAGTAAACAGAAATGGAAATGACAACctaacaaatatacaacaataaAATGGCTCAAAATGTGGGATGCATTCCAGATAAGATAAATAGCATTACCAGAAACAAATCATCTTAGCATTTCAGATATCATCTTGATCAGATACTCAACATCCACACCATAAGCATGAGATATGTATCATCTAGAGAAGACAGAATGTGTCCCTCAAGTGAAATTTGGCTCAGGGACATCCGAAATTTGTAAATTATATTTTCCTATTCCCCAAGGTAAACCATAAACATGTCCAGTTATGACTTTAAAACTATCACATTTAAGACCCTTTTCAACTTTTCGATTTTAGAGTCTCAAGAAATAAGTACTGCAATACCAAACAAGCAAAACACCTAAAACAAGGCACATTTGTAAAGTTAAATGGCTATTAACCACACAAAGAAATAACAAAGAAACACTCCATCCCCAGTACAAAATTATTAGATACGCGTAGTTTAATCATTCCTGAAAACAATAAATCCAATCAATCCATCAATGTCAAAACACATTTCCAGTTCAAACTTCGCCGTTTCTCTGCTTTCAAGAATAGCTAGTAAACTACTTATTAATAACTGCCATCATACAAAAGGAACCCGAAACAGATATAATCATTTCACAATTGATCGGCTGATAAAAATTGCCTCAACTCACAAACTAACATTCCTTGTCCTAGTAAGTAACAATGAATTGATCAACAACACTAATGATTCGTTTGGAAACTTGATTCTGATTTGGAAATGGATTTCAAGGACATCAAATTGAAAAATCAGTTCAAGAACATCAATCTTTCCATATAAGCCCAAACTAGCATTCTTCTCAATAAAGCACAAGGCATTGAAGGTCTAAGAAATCAAGCATATCTGGACTCAACAAGAATATAGGGATTAATTGAAGTACCCAATTTGAAAAAAGGTTGATATTAATAGAGGGTACCTTAAAGTCTTGAGCTTTTTGCCTTCGgacatcttcatcttcttcttcatgttgCCAGTTGAGTTCTCTGAACAAACTGACCCCAGTTGCTCAAGTTAACAAAGGTCAGTGCCAAATACGACGTCGTACGTTTTTCCGTGACAtaggtttttactttttaccgACGACCTGACCTTGGCAAAACGCTCTGAagcctttttctctttttttttatttttttttaatttttttttaaatttagttGTTTATCTTAAAGGATTTTGGCAATGAAAATTCGTCTATCAAAGggtcattttaattttttcttcttttcctttttgccGAAATTAATCCGGAAATAATATTTACAATGTATTCGTTGGTACAAGTACTCATTAGCTATGTAaaggtttcaaatttccatAATTTCCAAACTTGGTCTTTGCACCATTTGATGATTCTCAGCTTTATCTGGACAATGATACAATGTATTCAATGTGTGAGAGCAATAGAATGCCAGATATTCTAAGAATCCACATTCCCATTCATTTCATCCTATCTGAGAAAGCATTTCGTATCCTGAATCTGCATATGAATCGAAACCAAAATTCTGCAACTCTCGGCCACGCTCTAATCAAGAATGGAAACATGTTAGAGGTGAGGAAGATGCTGCTGTAGGGAATTCTTCATAATAGAGGTGGTATCAATAGCAGATTTTCAATGCTGAAACAAAGCTACGTTCTGGGAAGCAAAGCGGTTAGAACTTTGGAATATGATGAACTAGAACTTGCATAGAATTAATAAAATTGTAAACTTTCTGGTCTCTGCAACTGAAAATTTTAATTAAGATAAGAAAATAACCAGAACATCCAATAACAAACGATTCATACTCGAATTGAAAACTCAAAGGTTCCAAAGGTTTAGAAGTTTGAAGCTAAGGAAAACAGACAGCAGGAACATAAACATGGAAACATAAGTTCCAAAACAAGTTTATTATAACCAAGAGCTTCAGGCAGATTCACCGCAGGTGCGAATATTGTGCCCAGCCCTGCCACAACGACTGCACTCTGGTTGCCTCCTATTGGCCACAGTCCTGCCTCTGCCAGTTGAAGGTGCTCGGACTATGAATGGTCGCTGGAGTGAAGGGGCACAAACTCGCATGTACGGGCGTCCAAAAGTTTGCATGTGTCCGCGTCTAATGGTTGCCCGGCGACGGCGTCTAACAGTTGCCCAGTGCTGGTGAACAGTTGGCATGTGTGGAAGACCAATTGGTGGGATCCAAGGCGGCCGCTGAACAATTGGGATGCCATTGATCACGAACCCATGCTGAAAGTTCCAAGAAGGAAGTGACAAGATCAGGCAACACACTAAAAACTAGCAGAGAGTATAAAGTTTTGAAAACTGGAGTGACAGTAAATGACAGTACCCAATCTAGCATGAAGGGTTGGGGACAAACATTAGTATCATGCCCAGGTTCTTTGCAAATAGTGCAGTATTGATTGCTCAGGTTGTTTACACCTCCAGTCAGCAACTGAACAGTAAGATGATAGTTGAAAaacgaagaaaaagaaaaaagaaaaaaagttaatTTTCTGTGTCAAAGTTCAAACTTCAAATAGAAACAAATAGTAAAACAAGAACTGAAATCTATATATTGTATCTCGTTAAGGACAAAGAAACTCCAGATTCACAAAACACAGATTCATCTGCTAAGTGCATCAGCAACATCTATAAATCTAATCTAACAGAAGTACTCATTCAGCTGTAACACTTACATACAGCACTCAAACGAAGCTTCTTAGCTTTAGGTTTTGCCTGAAACTGAGACAAagggaagaaaggaaaaaaaggaggaggaggaagggcCTTGAGATTTTAAGGTTCTTATTCCTTTTGTTCCCCTTCAAACATAAATTCTATTGTTGGGGGCCCATGACCCTCCTGAGTAAATGGATATACATACCCATCGGCAGAATTGATCCGAGAAACAAGCTAGTCTTCAACTCTACCGCAATTTTCACATTGGGAAACATATTAGCAGGAAGATTTTAATAGAGGTGATATGTAGGTAGACAAATGGTGAGCCTGCAAGTAATCTGTTCAAGTATTGGATCATACTTATCCTGGATGTACCTATATTCCTAGAATAGGCTTGAAGTACACTTTTATATTATGCAAGTTCGAACTACAAGTAATATTTTATTGAGCAGAGACAATCGTTTTCTTCCCAATTATAACCAAAAGATACAAGAAAGGGTTATCACTCTGTAAAGCAAAGATGTGAGGGGAATTTTCATATCATGCAACTTCTAGATACAAGAACATTGATTCATGAAAGAGATGACATAATCCAAGTGACAGCCCTAATGGTTCATTGATCTGATTCTGGAGCAGTGTAGCTGTGAAGCTTACTTATATATTTTATGTTTATATGATTTGATAGGAAGTGATTCATCCATATTTACTTGTTTAAGTACGCACTTGAGAGGCAACTGAAAAGCACAGCACATGCGTCCAAGTCAATGGAAGGAAAAGGGATAATGGTTCAAAATTGATAAAGCAAGGTTATACGAAATCTAtatctaaaatccaaatatacatatatatcgaGTAAATTAATGTAATAATGCAGGTAAATATATATTGATTGGAAAAGGTTCCCTTGAGTAACAAAAGAAGACCAAGCCATCAAGTCTCTTCTCCAGATATTTTAAGAACGGTAATATGAAGGATTTAACCATGAGAAACACAATCCGCAATACAAAAACACACTGTTTGAAACTCATTTCTTAGTAAATAGAAAAAatacaataaataaaataaaaccctTCTCTTTGGGAATAATAATTCTTAAATCAAGCCTCCAGGGTAACATATGTTAGGTGCACATTTTGGAGTCAGGACTCATGATCTATTAGACACATAATAGGTTATACATCCCAAGTTCAAAACATAGATATTAGCCAATGACAACAAATTAGCCTAAATAAATTACagaattaaaggaaagaagaagatcaaactCACAGCTGAATAGTTGGAAATCTTGGCTTCCTTGTCATCGTTAACATAACGCAAGACATCTGCATATGTTATGGAACAGAAACCACTTGGTGGAAAGCAGTAGCCCTACAACAGCCAAAAATGAAAACATCATTATCAGGGGAATAATAAGTTGTAAAAGTTTATCTCATCATTTTGTTGACTTGAAAGAAAAATCTATGAAAACCACAACTGAAATATAGTGAACATGCTATGGAAAACTTAGTGCAAAGGAAGATAAGTGTAAGCCTAAAAGCTCTACTATTAACATTCCTTTTCACTCCCGAAAGCCTTAGTTAATGTACAGTCGGAGATTCAGGAAGCAAATACACTACATATTTTCAAGTATAAAATCTTATGTGATGTATTTCAAATCAAATATGCCAAGTCAATCAAACACCAAAAACAATATCCACTTCTGAATTTATAAAGCCAATAGTGAAAATTTTGATGGTGCTGAAGTATCACTTTTCCAATACTAAATAACAATAACATCATAACAAGAGAACTGAAATAGATTCATTAATCAATTACCACAAATTTATATGGTATAAAGTGCAAAGTGAGAATTAAATCAGTCAAGTCAGTCTAccaccaaaatggaaacccatTATAGCAGTAGTGGAACTCATGCTGGCGAAGGAAACACTGAtttactaaaatgaaaaatctTTACCACTCAAACCCAATGAAATGATTACAACATACTAGACATAGAAAAAGGTCAGGGATTCTAGTGTTTATTTACCGAGGTTTCAGATTGAGTCCATTGGACTTCAATCTTAATCTCTTGGCCTTCAGGAATTGAGAGTGGTACGTTCTTATCCACCATAGTGCAAAATGAAGCTTTCCTTCAACAGCGCTCTCAGAAATATCTCACTTGTACTCCCTCTCCGTTTGAGTTGTTCTTATAACCCCAAAAGTTAGATAAGAACAAGGCATTAATGGGAGGATTCCTGACACAGAAAAGATGCCTCCAAAGCCCACATGTTCCCATCCTCTCAGCGTTATTGACCAGAGTGGCCGAAAAGAAACTGCCATTTAAGAAAATGATtctttttaggaaaaaaaaaatagaacggACGGAACTGACAAACTAAACAGAGAAGCATTTTACCATTAGAAAGAAACGGACCAAAAGGCGGGATGAATTCCAGATAAGAGCAAAACACTACCAAAAACACATCACCTTAGCACTTAACAGATCATCTTGATTAGATAACCAATGTCCCTTTTATAATCATGAACAAGACAAGTATCATCTATAGTAAACAGAGTCTGTCCTAAAACCAAATTAGCTCAGGCACATCTGAAGCTTATATTTTCCTATCTCGCAAAGGTAAACCATAAATATGTCCAGTTATGACTTTGAAACTATCCCATTTTAACAACTTATAGTCTCAATAAGTATGTGGTGCAATGCCAACTAAGCAAACAGCGGAAAATGCACATTTGTTACTAACCACATGAAGAACACTTGAGAGACACTTTGTGCTTATAACAAAATTACTAGAGCTTAATCAGTACCGACAAACAGTAAAATGCAATCAATCCATCAATGTCAATAcacatttcattttcttatacACACACCGATACACAAAAACACTTAAATCCGAAACTCCCCATATGGCTAGCAATCTACTGATTGAGATTCATAACCATTTAGCCTCTTTGAAGGTCTAACTGATAATAATTAACACCCAATATCATATAAaagcaacaaaaacaaaggaaaaatcaTTTCATAGTGACTGTATTGGCATAAATTGCCAAAACCCACAAACcccaataaataaaaatgaattgaaCAACactaaaagatcatcaatttcaatatatacacacaaaaTAATATTCTTCTGCATAAAATTTCTGAAGAATCTAACAAGTTAGTCTCATCAAATTAAACCATGGCAAAGAGAATGTTtaacaaaatcaaatctttctggAAAACTTATTGGCCTACCAAAATTATTGAAGAGGTTTTACCTGAAAGCCTTCAGCTTTCTGACTTTggatttcttcatcttcttcgtaTTGCCAGAGCTTAAATCCCTAGCTTTGCTGTGTTTCTCTTATTCCCATTTGGGAAAGTGAGGCAAACGACATCGTTTCATCTCTTGTAAATTATTATCGCCAAAACGACTCCCGCGCTTTGCGAAACggaatctttttctttttctttttttgcgaATTCCtacaattataaaaaaaaattaccaagcTTTCCACCCATGAGATGTATAGATAAGAGTGAAAATAACTATTTAAAGGttgtcatttttcttcttctttgaatgTGAATCATTTTTGTTTATCTATATGAATTAGGAAtgagagcttctattcatacctccaaaattggtatttggacctctctctttttcgaagtaatagttgactttgtcaactcatgtcaaattaccaataaagacattaataaagaaaaaaaaatctcttcttatctctACGAACGATAATAGTCTTCGTCTTCGACTTGGGGAAAACTTTGTTCTCCaatgtaaaccctaaaatatatatcGCCAAACGTTATTTAACGTCgtagtcaaaattttcagaatttgacTGCTTCCCACGTAAAATGAaggatgaacttccaaaaaaaaaaaaaaattcctttatCCAAGAACCCGTAATTCCACCAAAGTCATCCATCATCCATAATCTCCAGATTCATGAGAAGTTATACCATGATCTAGGCAAAAAATAGCTACAGATTCATTCCATGCCATAAGACGCAAAACATAACTCCACATATAGGTCTCATATACAAAATCTGGAAGCAACATATTATGAAATACCTCATCACCCATATCAAATTAACGGAATGATCACTAACTTAACATGATGCTCCTCTTGAAGATCATAAAAAAATTGGTATTCCTTCAGTTGCTAGCGCCCATTCCTCTATTACTCATACATAAAGAataaacttcaaaaaaaaaaaatttgttgcaaTTCTAAATCTGCAAAAACTGAAGGAGGTTTAACTattgatttttgaaagtataaatagaatctaaaaaagaaaaaggcttttcttgattttattggacgatgggcattataggaaaattagagaggtgtagatagcaaattggttatttgtaaaaataagttggaggtctattaagtggggaggtccaaatgccaaatttaGAGGTATAAATAGAAGCTCCCATTAGGAATATATATTGAAGATAACACTGATGTAatcaatgtaaaaaaaaaaaaaaacgttttcCTCACCCATGTCATTAACAATTATATATCCAAAACCGATATTATGGTAGAATTTCCGAGAAGCATAGAGATCGTTGGTGAAAATTTGGTTTAGGCATAAAGAAATAGATTATCAAATTCTTCTTTCACTTGATCCAATTATGGTTTTAGACTTTTTGTATGTACCTATGAGTTTTGATTTGCATGTGTTCTGTCAATCAAACTGATCCTTCCTAACTCATGACAAAACTGTgtaccaaaattttcaattaagcTGCACCATTACATGttaatgaaaattaaaatttgaacaCTATGTTGGGAATTCTAGAATGgtgtaaaaaaatatatatactactTAAATGTGTTCTGTACTAAGCTAAAAGAAATAGATATCACTACAAagtaactgattttttttttttggtacaaacaAAGTAACTGATATTGATACAACATATTCTTCCATTTCTTCCTCTTACCATAACCATATTGTATAGTTTCAAACCCAAGTAGCCATTATGCAATTATATATGGGTTTCAAAATTGGCTTATTTCCATTCTTTGATGAAGTTGCCAAATATTATATGAACATCCATATTCCCATTCAGCTGAGAAACCATTTGGTATCATTTATAAAACATCAATTTCCATGCATGCACAATCTAATAATACATTTATCAATACGAGCCAAATATGGACAAAGATAAACTGTATTTTCACCGAAAAGGTAATGTATTCAATTTGTGACGAACACACTGCCAAACATTCTAAAAATTTACATTCTTTTTCAGCCTATCCATATCCGAAAAACCGTTCTAAAACTCAAGACCAGTTCTGACTGCAGGTGCGACGGTTGTGTCTTG
This portion of the Rosa chinensis cultivar Old Blush chromosome 1, RchiOBHm-V2, whole genome shotgun sequence genome encodes:
- the LOC112180862 gene encoding uncharacterized protein LOC112180862 codes for the protein MEDKNSSGPIPDGWEVKTECQKDGSEIPFYWCPRSGQHFYTYKDMMRYVEYAQKNQLSIYSPDFQTMKIRKKANWSHKGNRTIIAPRRSHFLGESSKTLPSYRVTFLEESSDLEERTTLSNPEVSTESTNTGKDMEASQAGIDKEPEILSSDLEALLIGIEKLSLC
- the LOC121051274 gene encoding uncharacterized protein LOC121051274 translates to MVDKNVPLSIPEGQEIKIEVQWTQSETSGYCFPPSGFCSITYADVLRYVNDDKEAKISNYSALLTGGVNNLSNQYCTICKEPGHDTNVCPQPFMLDWHGFVINGIPIVQRPPWIPPIGLPHMPTVHQHWATVRRRRRATIRRGHMQTFGRPYMRVCAPSLQRPFIVRAPSTGRGRTVANRRQPECSRCGRAGHNIRTCGESA